GCACCGTGCCGATCTGGCTGGCCATCTCGGCCTGCGTGAGCGGCGGCACGGCTTCGCCGCGTTCGGCAGCCTCGGCGCGAGAAAGCAGCAGGCGGGCCAGTCGGCCTTGCACACAGTGCAACGCTAGCTCATCCACCAGCGCCACCAGGTGACGCTGCCGCCGAGCCAGGTCCTTCAGCAGCGCCATCGTGAATTCCGGCTTGCGCATCATGAGCTGACGCAGCGGCTCGCAGGGCACCGCAGCCAACACAGCGTCGGTCAGCGCTTGTACGGTGGCCGGGTTCGGCCCGCCGTCGAGCACCGGCACGAGGTTGATGTAATCGCCTGGGCCGGCGACGTGCAGCACCTGCTCGCGCCCGTTCGATGCCGTGCGGATGATCTTGACGCGGCCGCTCAGCACCACGTACATCGCCTCGGCTTCGTCACCTTCGACCTGGATGATGGTACCTGCTGCGACCTCGCGGATCACGGCGATCGCCGCCAACGCGTCCACCACGTGGTCGGGCAGGCTGGCGCGGGCGGCTATCCGTCGCAGCGCAGGCAGCGCTTCAGTCGCGTGTGCGGTCATGCAAAGCATTCTATCGGTGGCGCCCGATATGTGACAAAGGTCATGGCGCTCACCCGGCGAACCGCGTATGGTCTTATGCGCCATGCAAGCAGTTTCGACTCACTGGATGCAGCGCGTGATCCCGCGCATAGACGAGCAGCGGTGCACCGGCTGCGGCAACTGCGAAGCACTCTGTCCCACGCAGGCGGTGCAAGTGGTAAACGACAAAGCAGTGATCGTCCGGCCGGAGGCATGCGTCTATTGCGACGTGTGCGAGACGTTTTGTCCGGAAGGGGCAATCGGCCGGCCGTTCCTGATCGTTTTCAACGAAGCCCTTGAACAGTTGGATTGCTCAAAGCGGCCTGACCGCGATATGACCTGACCCTGGCAGCGATGTATCCTCAAGCTCGGTTCTACATTCGCACGGCGCTGATCTACCTCGTCCTGGCGTTCGTCGTCGCTGCGCTCGTGTTGATCAATCAGAGCACTGCACAGAATGGGCGGCTGAGCGCGTTGCAGCCAGTCTTCTATCACTTGCTCATGGTCGGTTGGGCCACGCAGTTGATCGGTGGCGTGGCGTTGTGGATGCTGCCGCCGTATTCGCGCGAGAAGCCACGTGGCGATGAAAGGCTGGGCTGG
The window above is part of the Candidatus Roseilinea sp. genome. Proteins encoded here:
- a CDS encoding 4Fe-4S ferredoxin, with product MQRVIPRIDEQRCTGCGNCEALCPTQAVQVVNDKAVIVRPEACVYCDVCETFCPEGAIGRPFLIVFNEALEQLDCSKRPDRDMT
- a CDS encoding Crp/Fnr family transcriptional regulator; the encoded protein is MTAHATEALPALRRIAARASLPDHVVDALAAIAVIREVAAGTIIQVEGDEAEAMYVVLSGRVKIIRTASNGREQVLHVAGPGDYINLVPVLDGGPNPATVQALTDAVLAAVPCEPLRQLMMRKPEFTMALLKDLARRQRHLVALVDELALHCVQGRLARLLLSRAEAAERGEAVPPLTQAEMASQIGTVREMVSRTLRNFEELGLIAVERGVIVIKDRAGLEEKAEE